One window from the genome of Deltaproteobacteria bacterium encodes:
- a CDS encoding roadblock/LC7 domain-containing protein, whose translation MPFKAILENLVAKTPGATGAILLDWEGEAVADFSKVPDMDMPAIGAHKGIILNLARDAMLNLKQANGVKTIAISTERAGVAISTIKEGYYLVVTLEKTGPFGRAFFEIKKSIRDIEREMG comes from the coding sequence ATGCCCTTCAAAGCCATATTAGAAAATCTTGTTGCAAAGACGCCAGGCGCTACCGGCGCTATTTTGCTGGATTGGGAGGGGGAGGCAGTAGCGGATTTTTCCAAAGTTCCTGATATGGATATGCCTGCTATAGGCGCGCATAAAGGCATTATTCTTAATCTTGCAAGAGATGCAATGCTTAACCTTAAACAAGCGAATGGCGTCAAGACAATTGCCATTTCCACAGAACGTGCCGGAGTTGCCATCTCCACCATCAAGGAGGGCTACTATCTCGTAGTTACATTGGAAAAAACCGGGCCTTTTGGCAGGGCCTTTTTTGAAATAAAGAAATCCATCAGGGATATTGAAAGGGAGATGGGATGA